Genomic window (Egicoccus halophilus):
CAACGACGTGGTCGACGAGGCCGGCGAACTGGGCGTCAAGGCGGTGTGCGTGATCTCGGCCGGCTTCTCCGAGGTCGGCGAGGAGGGCGAGGCGCTCCAGGACGACCTGATGGAGCGCGCCCGCGGCCACGGGCTGCGCATCGTGGGCCCCAACTGCATGGGGCTGCTCAACGGCAACGCCGACGTGCGCATGAACGGCACGTTCAGCCAGACCTTCCCGCAGCCCGGCCGGGTGTCGATGTCGTCGCAGTCGGGCGCGCTGGGCCTGGCCGTGCTCGAGCACGTCAACAACCTCGGCCTCGGCATCTCGACGTTCGTCTCCGTGGGCAACAAGGCCGACATCTCCGGCAACGACCTGCTCATGTACTGGGAGCAGGACACCGACACCGACGTGATCCTGATGTACCTGGAGTCGTTCGGCAACCCGCGCACGTTCTCGCGGGTGGCCCGCCGCGTGTCGCGGCAGAAGCCGATCGTGGCGGTGAAGTCGGGCCGCACCTCGGCCGGCGTACGGGCGGCATCGAGCCACACCGCGGCGATCTCGTCGGGTGACACCGCGGTCGAGGCGCTGTTCCGCCAGACGGGCGTGATCCGCACGGACACGCTCGAGGAGATGTTCGACGTCGCGACGCTGCTGTCCAGCCAGGGGCTGCCCAGCGGCAACAAGGTCGCGATCCTCACCAACGCCGGCGGACCCGGCATCCTGGCGGCCGACGCCCTGGAGGCGAACGGGCTCGAGGTGCCGCCGCTGTCCGACCGCACCATCGAGCAGCTGCGCGAGTTCCTGCCCGCGGAGGCCGGGGTGGGCAACCCGGTCGACATGATCGCCTCCGCCTCCCCGGCGTCCTACGCCCGGGCGATGGAGGTGCTGGGCAACGCCGACGAGATCGACATGGTCTTCGTCATCTTCATTCCGACCGGCACGACCGCCACCGAGGACGTCGCGAGCTCGCTGATCGAGGCGAAGGCGAAGCTGCCGGAGTCGGTCCCGGTCGTCAGCGTGTTCATGTCGGCGACCGGCATCCCGACCGACCTCGCCGAGGCGCAGATCCCCTCGTTCGCCTTCCCCGAGGCGGCCGCCCGCGCGATGGGCCGGGTCGCGACCTACTCGTCGTGGCGCCGCCGGCCGCTGGGCGACGTGGTCGAGCCCGACGGGCTGGACCGTGACGGGGCGCGCCGGATCGTCGACCGCGCGCTCGCCGACGCCGGCGAGGACGGCACCCTGTGGATGAGCTCCGAGACGGCCGAGGAGCTGCTGCGGACCTACGGCGTACCGCTGGCCCGCTCCCGCGTGGTCGCCGGCGCCGAGGCGGGTGCCCGCACCCAGGAGGAGTTCGGCACACCGGTCGCGGTCAAGGTCGCCGCGCCGATCCACAAGACCGACGTCGGCGGCATCGAGCTCGGCCTGGACTCGCCGGAGGCGGTCTCGGAGGCGATCGAGCGCATCCGCACGGCGCTGATCGAGGCCGACCTGGCCGAGCACGCCGACGCCTTCCTGATCCAGGAGATGGTCGGCGACGGGCTCGAGATGGTCGTCGGGGTCACCCACGACCCGTCGTTCGGCCCGATCGTGATGGCCGGCATGGGCGGGACGCTGGTCGAGCTGTTGCGCGACGTCAGCATCCGCATCACCCCGCTGACCGACCAGGACGTCGAGGACATGCTGGCCGACCTGCGCATGGCGCCGCTGCTGACCGGCTACCGCGGCGCGCCGCCGGCTGACGTCACCGCGCTCAAGGACCTGCTGTTCCGCATCAACGCCATGGTGGAGGACCTGCCGGAGGTGGCCGAGCTCGACCTCAACCCGATCTTCGTCCGTCCCGACGGGCAGGGCGTGGTCGGGGTCGACGTCCGGCTCAAGCTCGCCCGCAGCTGACGTCGTCGCCACGGCGTGCCGGCCACCGCGCCGGCACGCCGTGACGCCGCGTCCCACCACCACGCGGGCGTACGCCTGCGGTTGCCACCCTTTGCCCGGCCGCCCGGCCGTGCGGCCGGCGCGACGCCCTAGGCTCGCCCGCTCGGCGCTGCCCGGTGAGCTGGAGGTCGTGCGTGCCACGGATCGACGAGCTGCTCGCCGCGGGCACGACCTTCTCGTTCGAGTTCTTCCCGCCGCAGACCGACGCGGGCGAACGCAAACTGCGTGACACGCTCAACGAGCTCGAACCGCTCGGCCCGTCGTTCGTGTCGGTCACCTACGGCGCGGGAGGCTCGACCCGCGAGCGCACCCACCAGATCGTGGTCGACATGCTCGAGCGGACCACGATGACGCCGATGGCGCACCTGACCGCGGTCTGCCACACCCGTGACGAGCTGGCGGCCATCCTGGCGCGCTACCGCGACGCCGGCGTGCAGAACCTCCTCGCCCTGCGCGGCGACGCGCCGCGGGACGTCGCGCCCTTCTGGGAGCTCGAGCGGGCGGTCGACCTCGTCGAACTGGCCCGTGAGGTCGGCGGTGGACAGTTCGCCGTCGGGGTCGCGGCCCACCCCGAGGGGCATCCGGCCTCGCACGACCTGACCGACGACCGTCGGCACCTGGCGACCAAGCTCGCCGCAGCCGACTTCGGCGTGACGCAGTTCTTCTTCACCGTCGAGGACTACCTCGACATGGTCGAGCAGCTCGCCGGCCTCGGCTGCGACACCCCGGTGGTCCCCGGCGTCATGCCGGTCACCAACCTGCGGCAGATCGAACGCTTCGCCGAGCTGTCGGGCGCGGTGTTCCCCGCCGACCTGGCCCGACGCCTGCACGCCGTCGAGGACCGTCCCGACGAGGTCGCCCGCATCGGGACCGAGGTCGCGACCGAGCTGTGCCAGCGGCTGTTGGACGCCGGCGCGCCCGGTCTGCACTTCTACACGCTCAACAGCTCCACGGCCACGCGCGAGATCTACGCCAACCTCGGCCTGCCCGTCGCGGGCTGAGGACCGGACTCACTCCTGCGTGCGGAACCAGGCGATCGTGCGCTGGAGCCCCTCGCGCAGATCGACCTTCGGCTCCCAACCGAGCTCGCGCTGGGCGACGGTGATGTCGGGTCGGCGCACCTGCGGGTCGTCGACCGGGCGCGGGGTGTCGATCAGCTCGACGTCACTGGCACCGGCGATCTCGAGCACCAGCTCGGCCAGTTCGCGGATCGAGACCTCGTACGGGTTGCCGATGTTGACCGGTTCGGTGTAGTCGGTCACCAGCAGTTGCAGGATGCCCTCGACCAGGTCGTCGACGTAGCAGAGCGAACGGGTCTGGTCACCGCCACCGTGCAGCGTGATCGGCTCGCCCCGGAAGGCCTGGCCGATGAAGGTGGGCACGGCCCGCCCGTCCTCCAGCCGCATGCGTTCGCCGTAGGTGTTGAAGATTCGCACGACCCGGACGTCGACCCCGTGCGTGCGGTGGTAGGCGTAGGTCATCGCCTCCGCGAACCGCTTGGCCTCGTCGTAGACGCCACGCGGACCGACCGGGTTGACGTGCCCCCAGTAGGTCTCCGGCTGCGGGTGCACCTGCGGGTCGCCGTAGACCTCCGAGGTGGAGGCGAGCAGGATCCGCGCGCCCTTCTCCTTGGCCAGGCCCAGCGCGTTGTGGGTGCCGAGCGAGCCGACCTTGAGCGTCTGGATGGGCAACTGCAGGTAGTCGACCGGCGAGGCCGGCGACGCGAAGTGCAGGATCGCGTCGACCTGGCCGGAGACGTGCAGGAAGTTGGTCACGTCGTAGCGCAGGAACGTGAACCGGTCGTCGCCGATGAGGTGGTGGAGGTTGTCGACGCGCCCGGTGACGAGGTTGTCGACCGCCGTCACCCGTGCGCCGCGTTCGAGCAGCGCCGTGCACAGGTGGGAGCCGAGGAAGCCGGCACCTCCGGTGACCACGACGTGGCGGCCCTCGACGCTTGTGAACTCCACGGGGTTCCCCTCACCGGCTGAGGCGTACACGCTAATCGGTCCGACGCGCCCGTCCGACCGGCAACCGTCTGGCGAACAGTAGGCTCGCACGCCGGCCCGTCCGTCGACGACCAGGAAGCCGCGTGTCCGACGTCCGTCCCGGGGACACCCCGCCGCCCACGGGCGGTGACCACCACGCGGCGGACGCGCCCGGTCCCACCGCCGGCTGGGCCGACGAGGAGCGGGCCGAGGCACTGCGCGCCGCGTCGACCGACTGGCCGTCGTCGGACCTCACCGACCGCGACCTCGACGACCTCGAACTGGTGCTCGACGGGCTGCTCGAACCGCACCCGCTGTCCGTCCCCCGCGAGGCGTCGACGGCGCTCGACCGGGGCACGCCGCTCGCCCTGCGTGACCCGGAAGGCACGATGGTGGCCGTCCTGCGCGTGGCACGGGTCCTCGACCCGGTCCCCGCCTCCGACGCAACGGGAGGCGACCGGGCGGGGGACGACGGCGCGGGAGGCGACGCGGACGCCGTACGCGTCGCGGGCGAGCTGGTCGGCGTGACCCGGCCCGTGCGGTGGAGCTTCAGTCGGTTGCGGGCGACGCCGAGCGAGCTGCGGACCCGGCTCGCGGTGCACGACCAGGTCGTGGCGGTCCTGACCGACCGCGCCCTGCACCGCGCCGACGTCGACGACCTGCGCGCCGAGGTGGCCGCCGACCGCGCCCACCTGCTGCTGGTCCAGCTCGAACGTCGGGAGGCGGGTGCGGACACGACCGCGGCGGTGACCCGCGCGCTCGAGGCGATGCTGCACGAGCTGCGGGTGCCCTCGACCCTGACCTTGCTGCCGGCGCCGGCGCGGTTGTTCGACGACCGGCACGACGAACGCCTCGACGCCATCGCGGGCGTGCTCGGCGCGTCCCGACGGTTGCGGCTGGGCCG
Coding sequences:
- the cysC gene encoding adenylyl-sulfate kinase translates to MSDVRPGDTPPPTGGDHHAADAPGPTAGWADEERAEALRAASTDWPSSDLTDRDLDDLELVLDGLLEPHPLSVPREASTALDRGTPLALRDPEGTMVAVLRVARVLDPVPASDATGGDRAGDDGAGGDADAVRVAGELVGVTRPVRWSFSRLRATPSELRTRLAVHDQVVAVLTDRALHRADVDDLRAEVAADRAHLLLVQLERREAGADTTAAVTRALEAMLHELRVPSTLTLLPAPARLFDDRHDERLDAIAGVLGASRRLRLGRTGVDVDAAIRAGDPVSADATFATVAAELRAAHPPRHDRGLVVLFTGLSGSGKSTVANALRGRLLERGDRRVTLLDGDLVRRHLSRGLGFSPQDRATNVRRIGYVAAEIARHGGLVLCAPIAPEAGVRDEVRTMVEDAGAGFVLVHVATPLEVCEQRDRKGLYAKARAGQVRDFTGIDAPYDVPVDPELRVDTVDTTPDACATRVLDDLVARGWLTAR
- a CDS encoding GNAT family N-acetyltransferase; this encodes MDHEHDHVLPDGTTVRIRPITPDDKPLLLAMWARTSTESRRARFLGPFNLDESNVARFTDLDPTMQFALVALRGRGEGQQMIAVARYERDPDRMTSAEFAALVEDAHQGRGVGTALVRGLAQAAADAGITHLSGDILSDNTRMLNLVRELGLEYRSDRDFGGVVRSDLEVSITERFLDVVATQERAAAEAALKRFFRPEKVAVVGASRNRLSIGGLVFDNILEGGFTGVVYPVNPNAPYVQGVAAYPSLSDCPDVPDLVYVCVPSRFVNDVVDEAGELGVKAVCVISAGFSEVGEEGEALQDDLMERARGHGLRIVGPNCMGLLNGNADVRMNGTFSQTFPQPGRVSMSSQSGALGLAVLEHVNNLGLGISTFVSVGNKADISGNDLLMYWEQDTDTDVILMYLESFGNPRTFSRVARRVSRQKPIVAVKSGRTSAGVRAASSHTAAISSGDTAVEALFRQTGVIRTDTLEEMFDVATLLSSQGLPSGNKVAILTNAGGPGILAADALEANGLEVPPLSDRTIEQLREFLPAEAGVGNPVDMIASASPASYARAMEVLGNADEIDMVFVIFIPTGTTATEDVASSLIEAKAKLPESVPVVSVFMSATGIPTDLAEAQIPSFAFPEAAARAMGRVATYSSWRRRPLGDVVEPDGLDRDGARRIVDRALADAGEDGTLWMSSETAEELLRTYGVPLARSRVVAGAEAGARTQEEFGTPVAVKVAAPIHKTDVGGIELGLDSPEAVSEAIERIRTALIEADLAEHADAFLIQEMVGDGLEMVVGVTHDPSFGPIVMAGMGGTLVELLRDVSIRITPLTDQDVEDMLADLRMAPLLTGYRGAPPADVTALKDLLFRINAMVEDLPEVAELDLNPIFVRPDGQGVVGVDVRLKLARS
- a CDS encoding UDP-glucuronic acid decarboxylase family protein is translated as MEFTSVEGRHVVVTGGAGFLGSHLCTALLERGARVTAVDNLVTGRVDNLHHLIGDDRFTFLRYDVTNFLHVSGQVDAILHFASPASPVDYLQLPIQTLKVGSLGTHNALGLAKEKGARILLASTSEVYGDPQVHPQPETYWGHVNPVGPRGVYDEAKRFAEAMTYAYHRTHGVDVRVVRIFNTYGERMRLEDGRAVPTFIGQAFRGEPITLHGGGDQTRSLCYVDDLVEGILQLLVTDYTEPVNIGNPYEVSIRELAELVLEIAGASDVELIDTPRPVDDPQVRRPDITVAQRELGWEPKVDLREGLQRTIAWFRTQE
- a CDS encoding methylenetetrahydrofolate reductase: MPRIDELLAAGTTFSFEFFPPQTDAGERKLRDTLNELEPLGPSFVSVTYGAGGSTRERTHQIVVDMLERTTMTPMAHLTAVCHTRDELAAILARYRDAGVQNLLALRGDAPRDVAPFWELERAVDLVELAREVGGGQFAVGVAAHPEGHPASHDLTDDRRHLATKLAAADFGVTQFFFTVEDYLDMVEQLAGLGCDTPVVPGVMPVTNLRQIERFAELSGAVFPADLARRLHAVEDRPDEVARIGTEVATELCQRLLDAGAPGLHFYTLNSSTATREIYANLGLPVAG